ATACCATAAGGTTTTATAAACCTACTGAAAAATTCCCAGGGACTAATGCTCTTGACAAGTACGCGGACAGGGAATAAAGAATGAGCAGGTCTGTTCAGAAATGAGTCCCCATCTACTTTACAATAAAAGCAAAATTTAAGGCAAAATGTTTTCTAAGATTTCCAGCCATCTGCCGGTTTTTGTATTCCTCCTTGCCCTTCTCTGGATTTTCTCTCTTTCGATAACCACCCTTGCCATGCCGGCTTTGGAAGCCGACAAGAGTCCAGTTTCCATGAAAATTCTGGGAAAATATGGCGATTTTTCCACCATTAAAAAGCAAAATGTTACATACGCTCTGGCTTCGGCAGAAAAACGTGTTGTCAAAAATCTCTCCGCCGCCAGCGTTCTGGTTCTCGATGCCGTCAGTGAAGAAATCATCTTCGCCAAAGATCCGGATACACCGCGTCAGCCGGCAAGCACCATAAAGGTTTTAACCGGCATGATTGCTCTCAAGTCCCTGAAAGAAAGCGACAATATAGCCGTCAGCGCAAAGGCCGCCCGGCAGCCAAGTTCCAAGATCTATCTGGACCAGAGAAAGGAGTACCCTGCAGGTGATCTCATCAATGCAGTTCTACTGTCCTCCGCCAACGATGCCGGGGTGGCCCTGGCGGAGAAGATTGCCGGCTCGGAGCAGGTGTTTGCCAAAATGATGACCCTGCGAGCCAAACTCTGGGGAGCGAAGATGACCGTCTGCAAGACAGCTACAGGCCTCACGGCAAAAGGCCAGCACAGCACTGCCCGCGATTTGGCCATCATCTTCAATCATGCCATGAAGGATGGTGATTTTGCCGAAATAATGAAACACAGCAAGACACGGACAACCGAGGGGAAACTTCTTCGCAACCACAACAAGGCCTTATGGCAGATAGATGGCGCAGAAGGCGGCAAGACCGGCTATACCAATGCCGCCCGGCAGACCTATGTCGGCAAGTTTAAGCGCGGCACGGCAGAGATTGTTGTTGCCATTCTGGGCAGCGAAAAAATGTGGGATGATTTGAAGTTGCTGGTGGAGTATGGCTTTCAGACCAAGCAGCTTATTGCCGAACAGCAGTTGGAAATGACTCAGATGGCCGATGCGACGCCTTAAATCTTCTTCAGTGAAGCAATTCCCGGACCACCTTCAGTATCTCCGATTTTTTAAACGGCTTGGCCATGGCCCTGACATTATCCAGGTATCCGGCAACCGCCAGGTATCTTTCCTTGGCTATTGCCCCACCTCCGGAGATGGCAATCACCGGCACGCTCTCATTGATTTGGCGCAGTTCAAGAATCGTTTTCAGACCGTCTTTTACAGGCATGACAATGTCGGTTATAACAAGATCTGTCGGTTTTTCGCGAAACAGCCGCAGCCCTATCTCGCCATTCAAGGCAAGATACACAATGTAGCCTTCTTCCATCAGCACCTTTTCTAAAAACCGGAGCGTGAGCTCCTCGTCATCTATGATCAGAATTTTTTTCACACCATTCCTCTTCAACTTGATCTGGGAGTGTGTCCGAAAACAGGCATTTTTCGGAGTCGTCGCACTTCATTTCGCTATCTGCGAGCATTGATTTTCTGATTCACCGGCAATCGTAAAAGCTTTTCGAACATAATGGACTCGGCGACTTCGATGAACTATGGAGTCCTGGTATTGTAAGTTACACCTTTACCTTACTTTTTCCAATGCGTCAACTCTATCAACCGTCAAGGTAACCGCCCCAAAATCACTTTCCACCAGCCCATCGAGGACATAAGGTTTTCCCGAACGCAGGATATTGGCATAGCGCCGATAGACACGGGGAAAAAATGTAGCCTCCACCAGACCATATTCGTCTTCAAAGGTGAGAAATTCCATAGCTTCGCCGGTTTTGGTCGACACCAGTTTTCCGGTGAGGAGCCAGCCGAGGAAACGGATGCGTTTCCCTACATGACTTTTAAAATTACGGGAGATCACCATAGTACCGACCCTTTTCCTGAAAAGAACCACGGGATGGACGCTGCACAGAAACCCCAGCGCCTGATACTCCCTTCGCAGCATTTCCTCAGGAGCAGGCTCAGCAAGATCGGGGGCAGGCGGCAGCTGAATCCGGAACAGCGGCGCCTTTTTGCCGGATGCCGTCAGCCTGCGAAAGCGGGCCAGTTCCCAGAGCAGCACCGTCCGATTCGCCTTGTGCTGCAGCGAATCGAGAGCTCCGCAGTGGATGAGCTGCCGGGCCTCATCCTCGGAGGGCTGCGTCCTCTGAAAAAAATCGGCGGGATCTTTATAGTTGCCGCCCTGTTCCCTGTTAGAGCAAATGCGTTCAATCAGTTTTTCCGAAACACCATGTACAGCCCGCAGCCCCACGCGAATACGACGATTTTTACCTTTCCATTTCCTGCCGCTTAAATTGACATCGGGAGGCAAAATTGTCACTCCGCAGCGCTTTACCTCCGAGACATAGGCAAAGGTGGAATAATACCCTCCCTCATTGGAAATCACCGCCGCCATGAATTCCGCGGGAAAGTAGGTCTTCAGGTAGGCCGCCTGGAAAGATACCCGTGCATAGGAGGCCGAATGCGGCTTGCAGAACGAGTACCCGTCAAAGCTCATCATCATCGCCCAGATGGCCTCAACTTCCCTTTCTCCTATGTCCCTGGCGCTGCAGCCTGCAAAGAACTCCTGCCGATAGTCGGCGAGTTTGTGCTCCTTATCCTTTTTCGACATGATCTTGCGCAGGCCATCCGCCCGGGCATGACTGAACCCGGCCAGATGCACAGCCACCCGGGAAACATCCTCCTGATATACCATCAGGCCGAAGGTCTCATCCAGAACATCTTTCAACTCATAATGAAGCGGCTGCCACTCTCCCCCATGAAGACGACGCACATATTCACGGACAAATTCATTTGCCGCGGGACGGATGATGGATGACTGGATGACAAGCTGTTCATAGTCTCCATCGCCCGCCTTCTGCTGGAGCAGACGCATGGCCGGACTTTCTATGTAAAAACACCCCATGGTGGCACCGCGGCCCACGGTTTTCCGGGTCGGCTCATCGTCCTCCGGCACCCAGCCCCGTTCCCGAAAAATCACACCATGAGCGCGCACCCCGGCGATGCAGTCACGAATAACCCCGAGGCTCCTGTTGCCCAGCAGATCTATCTTGACCAGCCCCGCATCCTCGGCACCGTCCTTTTCCCATTGAATAATCGGCACTCCCTTGGGAGCATACTCCACCGGTACATAATTGCTGATCGGCTGCGGCGTGATAATCACCCCTCCCGGATGAACCGAAATATATCGGGGAATGCCGATAATTTTTGCGGCAACCCGTATAATCTCAGGCCAGGGGCCGCTCAGGTTCTCCCCCCGTAATGTCGGCATATTTCCCATCTGCTCAAGGAGATCCGCGCCCCGGGAAAACCACGGCAGTTTTTTGGTAATGCGCGAAATCTCATATCCCGGCATACCGTAGGCTTTGGCGGTTTCACGAATGGCCATTCGCGGTTTGAAAAAAATATGATTGCACACCATAGCCGCATGGCCCTGATGATCGTTGAGCACCTCATGCAGGACTTCGTCTCTTTCATCCCAGGCAAAGTCGATATCGATATCAGGGGGGTCGATGCGGCCGGGGTTGAGAAATCGTTCGAAGTAGAGATTGTATTTAATGGGACATACATTGGTAATTTCAAGGCAATAGGCCACCAGAGAGGCGGCGCCCGACCCCCTGCCGCAGATGCGCCGTTTCCTTCTGCTGCCGTCTTTCCGAGGGCGGTGCACGATATTGCGGACCACCAGAAAATACGAGGAAAAGCCCATGCTCTCAATAACTGCCAGTTCATGCTCCAGTCGGTCGACGACCACCTCGGTCAAATCGGTGCCATACCTCTTTTCGGCCCCGCGATAGGCCCACTGCCGCAGAGTGTGTGCCGCAGATTCGCTTCCTTTCCACGGAGGCATGACCAGACCGAAGTCCGGGCCGTCAAAGAGGCATTCTCCGGCCAGACGGTAACTCTCTCTGAGAGTCTCCGGCCATATGGCAAAACGGGCGCTGTAGACATCGGGCGCAGCAAAGCTGTTAACGACGGTGCATTTTTCCGCTTCCAGTGCCTCTGAAATACTTATATTCCGATCTATTGCCCGCAGCAGGACATAAAGAGCGATATCCTCCTGTTCAGCAATGCCGCAGTCATGTGTTGCCACGGCTCTGATCCGCTTCTGCTGCGCCCATTTGCGCAGTACGGCTGCCTTCTCGGTTGGCCGCGGCCCTAAATCGGCAACCGGATTGGCACCTTTTTCCTGCAGAAAACGCAGGATTTGCTGATCCCGGGAGAGCACAAATAACCCATCTGAAAACTGCGCCAGTGCTTTTTCCAGGCTGAAGTTTTTCTCCGTATGTCTCCTGGTCAGCAGATTGCACAGATGGCTGTATCCTGTCCGGTTGCGTACCAGACAGGTCACTATCCGGTCCGTTCCGGGTTCGCTGATCTCGCTGCCGATGATGGGCCTGATCCCCTCCCTCCGGCAGGCCGCGAGAAAGGCCCACGTCCCATACAAGTTGTCCCGGTCGGTCAGGGCCACGCTTTTATAGCCATACCTTTTAGCCCGGGCACAGATTTCCGCAGGCGACATAGTCCCCCGCATGAGTGAATAATAGGAACGAACATGAAGTGGAAACACTACAATAGACCTGCGCTAAAAATAAAGTAACTCTTCAGCAGCACACCATATGGCGCACCCGGAGTCGGAGTTTATTCCCGTCAGGGTGCTTACCTCTAACCCAGCTGAGCTGGACTCTTTACAGTACCCCCTTGAGGGGTATAAGTACCTTGGCTGTATGTGTAAGTTGACGGCTTTTAAGACAGTTTCCATTTTCTTGTTTTATGTGTCGGTTTTTGGGGAGTAAGGTACTAAACAGTTACAGACAGAGGGTTGCCAAATAATGAGAATCAACCTGAATAGTTACAAAATAAATATACCTGATTACCCCTAACCCTCAGCTCAAGGCCAGAAAATACTGAGTTTCAGGGGTAACCAGAAAAAAATAGGTGATTGGGTAATTGCCAACCCCGGCATCATGAGGGCTGAAGCGTCGTTTCCCGTCCGTGCCGTGGCGCGCCACTACTGCCGGCGTGTATCAGAGAAGACCCAAAACGGTTCCTGATTTCATCCATCGCCCCCAAAATTTTCTCATCTCCTTTATTTTTTGGAGATTCCGCAGGAAATAAAGAAAGCTGCGGTGATTGACGATGCAGCCGGTCACAGACAAGATAACAGCTTCGTATCCGTGTCCGCCGCCTCCAGGCGCGCTGCAGGGCAAGCATGGCCATATCCCTGAGGACAAAATCACTGGAGGTACCGACCCGCCGCGACGCCTGGCGAATAACCGCGGCACCATCGGAGTAAATGATTCTGATCCCGAGACGCCGTGCCTCCCGCCTGGTGGAACGCAGCTCGCTTCCCGCCTCGGCGGCCATGCGGCCGACCACATTCCGCACCTCTTCTCTGTCGTTGGTGTCATCGCCAAAATGATGTTCATGACTGACGGAGACCGCCTGTTTAACTCCCCCGGCAACCATCTCCCGGCTGACTCCGCGACTGGTCTCGTAGAAGAATTCGCCGCGGCGGCCGAAGGGCACCATCAATTCCTGCCTGCTCAGCCGGGCAATCTCCCCTATTCTGGTGATATTGAATTCACGAAGCCTGCGCATTTCCACCGCACTGACTCCCGGCAGCAGAAAGACGGAGAGCGGCGCCAGGAATTCTTCCTCTTCGCCGCATGCAACAATATATTCTCCCACCGGTTTGACCAGACGGGAGGCCACTTTGGCGACAAGCTTGTTGGATGACAGGGTCCAGATAGGATCAACCCCCAGGTCGCGGCACACCTCCTTGCGCACCTTCCAGCCGATATCCGGAGCAGGACCGAACAGTCGGTGGGTTCCGGTCACATCGACAAAAAGATGACCGTCAGCCGGACCGTATTCGATCAGCGGGGAAAATCGTTTGGCTCTTTTCAGAAAATCACGCATGGCCCGCTGGTAGAGACCCACTTTCGGCGGCAGAATCTCGGCAGCTCGGCATATCCTGGTCGCCTGAAATAGCGGCATTCCTTTGCGCACTCCCTCCTGAAAAGCCTCTTCGCTCATATCATAAACCACCGCTCTGGCGGCTTGCAGCGGCGCGATGATAAGAGGCTTGCCGCGCAGAGAGATGTCGACAACCCTTTCCACGGCCACGGCAAAATCAGCCACATTGAAATGAAGTATGGATCGTTCGCGCTGCATCTTGTTCTAGGAGTCTCTTAGTATGCGCTGCAGTTCCCCGGCGTTTCTCGGTGCCTGAGCCCGCACGTGGTTATTGAAGAAAATCATACCCTTTGAAGTCTTTTCCGACATGGTGCGAATGCCTCCCCTTGCCCACTCCTGCAGCTCAGCCGTCGAATAGT
This Desulfopila inferna DNA region includes the following protein-coding sequences:
- a CDS encoding response regulator; its protein translation is MKKILIIDDEELTLRFLEKVLMEEGYIVYLALNGEIGLRLFREKPTDLVITDIVMPVKDGLKTILELRQINESVPVIAISGGGAIAKERYLAVAGYLDNVRAMAKPFKKSEILKVVRELLH
- a CDS encoding DNA polymerase III subunit alpha, whose translation is MFPLHVRSYYSLMRGTMSPAEICARAKRYGYKSVALTDRDNLYGTWAFLAACRREGIRPIIGSEISEPGTDRIVTCLVRNRTGYSHLCNLLTRRHTEKNFSLEKALAQFSDGLFVLSRDQQILRFLQEKGANPVADLGPRPTEKAAVLRKWAQQKRIRAVATHDCGIAEQEDIALYVLLRAIDRNISISEALEAEKCTVVNSFAAPDVYSARFAIWPETLRESYRLAGECLFDGPDFGLVMPPWKGSESAAHTLRQWAYRGAEKRYGTDLTEVVVDRLEHELAVIESMGFSSYFLVVRNIVHRPRKDGSRRKRRICGRGSGAASLVAYCLEITNVCPIKYNLYFERFLNPGRIDPPDIDIDFAWDERDEVLHEVLNDHQGHAAMVCNHIFFKPRMAIRETAKAYGMPGYEISRITKKLPWFSRGADLLEQMGNMPTLRGENLSGPWPEIIRVAAKIIGIPRYISVHPGGVIITPQPISNYVPVEYAPKGVPIIQWEKDGAEDAGLVKIDLLGNRSLGVIRDCIAGVRAHGVIFRERGWVPEDDEPTRKTVGRGATMGCFYIESPAMRLLQQKAGDGDYEQLVIQSSIIRPAANEFVREYVRRLHGGEWQPLHYELKDVLDETFGLMVYQEDVSRVAVHLAGFSHARADGLRKIMSKKDKEHKLADYRQEFFAGCSARDIGEREVEAIWAMMMSFDGYSFCKPHSASYARVSFQAAYLKTYFPAEFMAAVISNEGGYYSTFAYVSEVKRCGVTILPPDVNLSGRKWKGKNRRIRVGLRAVHGVSEKLIERICSNREQGGNYKDPADFFQRTQPSEDEARQLIHCGALDSLQHKANRTVLLWELARFRRLTASGKKAPLFRIQLPPAPDLAEPAPEEMLRREYQALGFLCSVHPVVLFRKRVGTMVISRNFKSHVGKRIRFLGWLLTGKLVSTKTGEAMEFLTFEDEYGLVEATFFPRVYRRYANILRSGKPYVLDGLVESDFGAVTLTVDRVDALEKVR
- a CDS encoding DNA polymerase Y family protein, whose amino-acid sequence is MQRERSILHFNVADFAVAVERVVDISLRGKPLIIAPLQAARAVVYDMSEEAFQEGVRKGMPLFQATRICRAAEILPPKVGLYQRAMRDFLKRAKRFSPLIEYGPADGHLFVDVTGTHRLFGPAPDIGWKVRKEVCRDLGVDPIWTLSSNKLVAKVASRLVKPVGEYIVACGEEEEFLAPLSVFLLPGVSAVEMRRLREFNITRIGEIARLSRQELMVPFGRRGEFFYETSRGVSREMVAGGVKQAVSVSHEHHFGDDTNDREEVRNVVGRMAAEAGSELRSTRREARRLGIRIIYSDGAAVIRQASRRVGTSSDFVLRDMAMLALQRAWRRRTRIRSCYLVCDRLHRQSPQLSLFPAESPKNKGDEKILGAMDEIRNRFGSSLIHAGSSGAPRHGRETTLQPS
- a CDS encoding D-alanyl-D-alanine carboxypeptidase family protein, which translates into the protein MFSKISSHLPVFVFLLALLWIFSLSITTLAMPALEADKSPVSMKILGKYGDFSTIKKQNVTYALASAEKRVVKNLSAASVLVLDAVSEEIIFAKDPDTPRQPASTIKVLTGMIALKSLKESDNIAVSAKAARQPSSKIYLDQRKEYPAGDLINAVLLSSANDAGVALAEKIAGSEQVFAKMMTLRAKLWGAKMTVCKTATGLTAKGQHSTARDLAIIFNHAMKDGDFAEIMKHSKTRTTEGKLLRNHNKALWQIDGAEGGKTGYTNAARQTYVGKFKRGTAEIVVAILGSEKMWDDLKLLVEYGFQTKQLIAEQQLEMTQMADATP